DNA from Streptomyces luteogriseus:
ACGGAGGCTTCTTCTGGCGGGCCCGCAAGGAGTCCCGCGCGCCGGAGGTCTTCACGGCCGGGTCCGACGGTGAGGAAGACGTCCACGGCCGGCCCGCCGACTGGCTCGCCCTGCGGGGCGCCACCTGGACGCTCGTCTTCGCCGGCGCCACCGAACGGACCCGCCGCGACCCGTGGTTCGTACGCACCGAGGAGTACCCGGGCGTCGGATCCTCCCTCGCCCACGAGGAGCGGCTGCCGCTCCCGCCGGGCGAGACCGTCGTGCGCCGGGTGGTCACCGTCGTCGCCGACGGCCGGCTCGACCGGGACGCGGCGGCCGCCCTCGTCCGCAAGGCGGTGAGCCCGTGACCTCCGAGACCTACCGCAACCCGGTCCTCGACGCCGACTGGTCCGACCCGGACGTCGTCCGCGTCGGCGACGACTACTACCTGACCGCGTCCAGCTTCGGCCGCGCCCCCGGACTGCCGCTGCTGCACTCCCGGGACCTGGTCCACTGGACGCTGGTCGGCCACGCCCTCGAACGCCTCGAACCGGCCGCCGAGTTCGACAGACCCCGGCACGACTGCGGGGTCTGGGCCCCCTCCCTCAGGTATCACGACGAACGCTTCTGGATCTTCTGGGGCGACCCCGACCAGGGCATCTTCCAGGTCAACGCCCCGCAGATCGGGGGCCCGTGGACCCGCCCGCACCTGCTGAAGGCCGGCAAGGGCCTCATCGACCCCTGCCCCCTGTGGGACGAGGAGACCGGCGAGGCCTACCTGGTCCACGCCTGGGCCAAGTCGCGCTCCGGCGTCAAGAACCGCCTCACCGGCCACCGGATGCGCCCCGACGGCACCGGCCTCCTCGACGAGGGCAAGGTCATCGTCGACGGGGACCGCATACCCGGCTGGTTCACCCTCGAAGGCCCCAAGCTCTACCGGCACGACGGCCGGTTCTGGATCCTCGCCCCCGCCGGCGGGGTGGAGACCGGCTGGCAGGGCGCCTTCCGCTCGCGCGGCTTCTTCGGGCCGTACGAGGAGAGGATCGTCCTGGAGCAGAAGGACACCGACGTCAACGGCCCCCACCAGGGCGGCTGGGTGCGCACCCCGTCGGGAGAGGACTGGTTCCTGCACTTCCAGCAGCGCGGCGCCTACGGCCGGGTCGTCCACCTCCAGCCCATGAGCTGGGGTCCCGACGACTGGCCCGTGCTCGGGGACGACGGCGCCCCCGTGGCCGAACACCGACGCCCCGCCCTGCCGCCGCAGCCACCCGCCGCGCCCGCCACCGACGACGACTTCCCCGGCGGACGGTACGGCCGCCAGTGGCAGTGGACGGCCAACCCGGGCGACGGCTGGGCCACCCAGCACTCCGGGGACGGGCTGCGGCTCACCTGCGTCCGCTCGGCGGACGCCCACGACCTGCGGAAACTGCCCCATGTGCTGACCCAGCGGCTGCCCGGCACCCCCAGCGCCGTCGAGGTGGAACTGCGCCTCGACAGCGACGAGCCCGGCGCCCGGGCCGGACTCGCGGTCCTCGGGGACGCGTTCGGCTGGATCGGACTCCAGCGGGGCACGGACGGCACCGTCCACCTTGTACACCGGTTCGCCGAGGCCGTCGCGGAGCGGGAACGCGACGCCGCGCACCCCCGCATCGCCCCCGAGGGCCGGGCCCGGCTGCGGATCGAGATCGGAGCGGGGGCACGCTGCCGGTTCTCCGCGGACGTCGGCGACGGCGAGGGATTCCGTGCGTCCGGCCCCGTCTTCACCGCCACGCCGTGGCGCTGGGTCGGCGCCCTGCTCGGCCTCTTCGCCCTCGCGCCCGCCGGTCAGGGGCACGCCGGTACGGCGGCCTTCACGCGGTTCCGGATCAGCGCCTCGTAACACACCTTCGTCGTACGCCTGTTGGGAGCCGCAATGACGCACCTCCGTAGCAAGCGCTTGTCGAGACCGGGGCACGGCAGGGTCGCGGCCGCCGTGCTCGCCCTGGTCGCCGCGCTGGGCCTCGGCGCCATCGGGGACGCCCAGGCAGCCCCGGCACCGCGGCCCGGTCCGGCCGCGGACCGCTGGACCGACCGGCCGCACGGCTTCGCCTCCCTCGCCGGCGGCACCACGGGCGGGGCCGGCGGCAAGGTCGTCACCGTCACCGACCAGGCCGCCCTGGCGAAGTACGCGGCGGCCGAGGAGCCGTACGTCATCCGCGTCAAGGGTGCCGTGGAGATGGAGCCCTTCGGCACGGAGATACCCGTCGCCTCCGACAAGACGATCATCGGCGTGAGCGACACGGCCGAGATCGTGCACGGCGGCTTCACCCTCGACCCGGGCACGCACAACGTCGTCATCCGCAACCTCACCATCCGCGACACCGCCATCGACGGCAACTGGGACTGCAAGGACACCGACCACGACGGCATCCGCCTGGACACCGCCCACCACGTGTGGATCGACCACATCCGGTTCTCGCGGATCTGCGACGGGCAGCTCGACATCCGCAAGGACAGCGAGTACGTCACCGTCTCCTACAACCAGTTCACGGACAACAACAAGACCTTCGGCATCGGCTGGACCCCGAACGTCCGAACGCAGATCACCGTCGACCACAACTGGTTCCGCGGCACGAAGCAGCGCAACCCGTCCGCCGACAACTGCGCCTACGCGCACCTCTACAACAACTACCTGTCCGCGCAGCTGTCCGACGGAGACCCGGTCTGGACGTACGGCAACTGGTCGCGCGGCCGGACGAAGATGGTCATCGAGAACAGCTTCTACGACGGCGTCCAGCACCCCTACCAGGCCGACGCGACGGCCGAGCTGGTGCAGCGCGGGTCGGTCCTGCGGGACACGACGGGCCGGCACGACGCCTGGGGCACGGCGTTCGACCCGCGGGAGTTCTACGACTACCGGCTCGACCCGGCCGCCGCCGTTCCCGTGCTGGTGAAGCGGTTCTCCGGGCCGCAGAAGCGGAACGGCGGCCCGGTCCGGCTGCACGTACCGGCCGACTACCCGACCGTGCAGGCCGCCGTGGACGCCGTCCCCGACGGCAACGACATCCCGCTGACGATCGCCGTCGCGCCGGGCACCTACCGTGAGAAGGTGTTCATCCCCGCGAGCAAGCCGGACATCGTGCTGCGCGGCACCGGACGCGACCGCTCCGACACCGTCATCGTCTTCGACACGCCCGCCGAGTACGGGGGTTCGACGGGCAGCGCCACCGTCCGGATCGCCGCGAACGACGTCACCGCGCGCAACCTCACCTTCAGCAACGACTTCGACGAGGCCGCGCACGAGCTGAAGGGCGAGCAGGCCCTGGCCATGAAGACGACCGGCGACCGGATCGTCTTCGAGGACACCGCGTTCCTCGGCAACCAGGACACCCTGATGACCGACAGCCCCAAGCTGACCGCCGTCAGCCGCGTCTACGTCCGCGACTCCTACATCGAGGGCGACGTCGACTTCGTCTACGGACGGGCCACGACGGTGATCGAACGGTCGGTGATCCGGGCCCTGAGCCGCGGCTCGGACTCCAACAACGGGTACATCACCGCGGCTTCGACGTGGAAGGGCAACCCCTACGGGTTCCTGATCACCAGGTC
Protein-coding regions in this window:
- a CDS encoding glycoside hydrolase family 43 protein, translated to MTSETYRNPVLDADWSDPDVVRVGDDYYLTASSFGRAPGLPLLHSRDLVHWTLVGHALERLEPAAEFDRPRHDCGVWAPSLRYHDERFWIFWGDPDQGIFQVNAPQIGGPWTRPHLLKAGKGLIDPCPLWDEETGEAYLVHAWAKSRSGVKNRLTGHRMRPDGTGLLDEGKVIVDGDRIPGWFTLEGPKLYRHDGRFWILAPAGGVETGWQGAFRSRGFFGPYEERIVLEQKDTDVNGPHQGGWVRTPSGEDWFLHFQQRGAYGRVVHLQPMSWGPDDWPVLGDDGAPVAEHRRPALPPQPPAAPATDDDFPGGRYGRQWQWTANPGDGWATQHSGDGLRLTCVRSADAHDLRKLPHVLTQRLPGTPSAVEVELRLDSDEPGARAGLAVLGDAFGWIGLQRGTDGTVHLVHRFAEAVAERERDAAHPRIAPEGRARLRIEIGAGARCRFSADVGDGEGFRASGPVFTATPWRWVGALLGLFALAPAGQGHAGTAAFTRFRISAS
- a CDS encoding pectinesterase family protein; this encodes MTHLRSKRLSRPGHGRVAAAVLALVAALGLGAIGDAQAAPAPRPGPAADRWTDRPHGFASLAGGTTGGAGGKVVTVTDQAALAKYAAAEEPYVIRVKGAVEMEPFGTEIPVASDKTIIGVSDTAEIVHGGFTLDPGTHNVVIRNLTIRDTAIDGNWDCKDTDHDGIRLDTAHHVWIDHIRFSRICDGQLDIRKDSEYVTVSYNQFTDNNKTFGIGWTPNVRTQITVDHNWFRGTKQRNPSADNCAYAHLYNNYLSAQLSDGDPVWTYGNWSRGRTKMVIENSFYDGVQHPYQADATAELVQRGSVLRDTTGRHDAWGTAFDPREFYDYRLDPAAAVPVLVKRFSGPQKRNGGPVRLHVPADYPTVQAAVDAVPDGNDIPLTIAVAPGTYREKVFIPASKPDIVLRGTGRDRSDTVIVFDTPAEYGGSTGSATVRIAANDVTARNLTFSNDFDEAAHELKGEQALAMKTTGDRIVFEDTAFLGNQDTLMTDSPKLTAVSRVYVRDSYIEGDVDFVYGRATTVIERSVIRALSRGSDSNNGYITAASTWKGNPYGFLITRSEIVSDAPAGTFHLGRPWHPGGEPDAIAQVLIRDTRLPAAIKSSPWTDMSGFSWKDARFTEYRTYGPGASLTPDRPQMSDRDARSHTVSAYLAGADGWAPHTRR